The Candidatus Fukatsuia endosymbiont of Tuberolachnus salignus nucleotide sequence TTTGTACCTGTTTTTTCACTATGAGGTATTAAATGAAAAAAATTAATCTACTTTTTACCTGTTTTTTATTGTTATCGGCACAGTCAGTATTGGCGCAATCCGTATCGAAAAATGATTTTATAACCTGTCCGAAATATAAAAATATAAAAAAAGAAGGTCTAACTTATACAGCAGAAATCGATAATAAATTTCAGTGGCTTGGCACTTTATCGAGTCAAGTAACTTTTAACACTATGAAGTTAAAAGAAGTGTCATACTCTGATAAAGGGAAAGGTATTCCTGCATGTCGTTATACTTTGGAAAACACTAGAAATAATAAAAAAAATAAAGAAATGTTTTTATTTCTTGTAAGTAATAAAAGCAACATCGATCCTTATGTTTCATTAACGAGGCAGAAAGATTGGGAAACAATAGACAAGAATGAATACAAATGTAATAAAGAGAAATTAGAAGATTGTTCGTTTACACTGCTTACTACCGATGAAATTAAATAATATGCGTCTGGAAAAACGGATGTTAAGTGATAATTTTATTGAATAGTAGTGACGAAATTGAGCAAAAAACTATTGGGTAGTTCGCATTAAATAGGGGATGTCAGGTTACCACGGGATAGATTAGTGAACACCACTCAACTTTACACAGGCCACCCCAGGGTGGCTTTTTTTATGAACAGCTGTGAGCGGAGGCGACACAGCGCCCGGGTCGGATGACCTATTAACCCAGCCTGCGGGCGGAGACAATAGCGATGAAATTGCACCTCGATACAGAAGGAAAAGCAGTACTGGAAAACGGCATGCCGGTGTATTTGCATGAGGACGGCAAAGCGATCCCCTTTGATGCGGTGGCAGCCTTGAACAAAATTAGCGCCCTCAATGGGGAAGCCAAAAGCCACCGTGAGGCCAAGGAAGCACTCGAAGCCAAGCTCAAGGCGTTTGCCGGCATTGACGACCCGGCGAAAGCCCGTGAAGCACTGCAAACGCTCACCCACATCGATCAAAAGAAATTAATCGAGGCCGGTGCGGTCGACCAGGTGAAAGCACAAATCACTCAAGCTTTTCAAACTCAGCTTGACGAGGCCAGCAGCAAAAATAAAACCCTGGAAGCCCAGTTGTATCAAGAGATGATTGGCGGACGTTTCAGCAGCTCGACGTTTATCCAGGATAACCTGGCGATCCCGGCGGATTTGGTGCAAGCCCGGTTCGGTCACGCATTCAGCATTGACGCAGGTAAAGTGGTCGCCACGGATGCGGCAGGCAACAAGGTATTCTCACGCCGTCAGCCCGGGGAAATCGCGGAGTTTGAGGAAGCCTTAGAATACCTCATCGAACAGTATCCGCACAAAGACCACATTCTGAAAGCCTCCGGCCACCGTGGCGGCGGCTCACAACCCACACCCCAGCAGCACGGACAAAAAACACTCAAACGCAGCGCCTTTGATGCCTTGGACATCGGCAGCAAACAAGCCGCACTCAAAGACGGTATCTCGATCGTCGATTAATTTTACACACGTTACCCTGGAGCAATAGCATGGCAAATACCTTAACGGGGTTGATCCCCACGATTTATACCGCATTAGACAGCGTTTCCCGTGAGCAAGTCGGTTTTATTCCCGCCGTTGCCCGTAACAGCAAAGCGGAAGCCGCCGCTCTCGATCAAAATATCACCGCACCGGTGGCACCGATAGCCAAAACGGTGGATATCGTACCCGGTCCCACGGCGGCAGGCAGTGCGGAACAAACCATCAGTACAGTGGAAGTTAAAATCAGCAAATCTAAAATGGCACCGGTGCAATGGAACGGCGAAGAACAAATGGCTATCGGGTCTGCCGGTACTTATAACCTGCTGTTGGCCGACCAGTTCAAACAGGCTTTCCGCGCTTTAGCGAACGAAGTCGATCACGATCTTGGCGCACTGTACACCGGCTCGGCACGGGCTGTTGGCAAAGCAAGGAGCACCCCCTTTGACGTTAAAGAAGACCTGGCCGATTTTGCTGATGCGCGTCGCGTGCTGGAAGATAACGGGGCCCCGACCACCGATTTGCAAATGGTCTTGGGTTCCGCCGCTATTTCCAACATTCGCGGCAAACAATCCGTCTTGTTTAAAGTCAACGAAGCAGGCAGCGAAGCCCTGTTGCGGGAAGGGACCATCGGGCGTATCGAAGGCTTTAATTTGCACAATTCCGCGGGCATCAAACGGGTCACAGCAGGGACCGGCAGTGGTTTTCTGGTCAACAAAGCGGGCGGTTATCACGTCGGCAATCAGCTCATTACCGTAGACAGTGGAACTGGCACAGTAAACCGAGGGGATATTGTCACCTTTACCGGCGATACGC carries:
- a CDS encoding DUF6651 domain-containing protein, translated to MKLHLDTEGKAVLENGMPVYLHEDGKAIPFDAVAALNKISALNGEAKSHREAKEALEAKLKAFAGIDDPAKAREALQTLTHIDQKKLIEAGAVDQVKAQITQAFQTQLDEASSKNKTLEAQLYQEMIGGRFSSSTFIQDNLAIPADLVQARFGHAFSIDAGKVVATDAAGNKVFSRRQPGEIAEFEEALEYLIEQYPHKDHILKASGHRGGGSQPTPQQHGQKTLKRSAFDALDIGSKQAALKDGISIVD
- a CDS encoding P22 phage major capsid protein family protein; its protein translation is MANTLTGLIPTIYTALDSVSREQVGFIPAVARNSKAEAAALDQNITAPVAPIAKTVDIVPGPTAAGSAEQTISTVEVKISKSKMAPVQWNGEEQMAIGSAGTYNLLLADQFKQAFRALANEVDHDLGALYTGSARAVGKARSTPFDVKEDLADFADARRVLEDNGAPTTDLQMVLGSAAISNIRGKQSVLFKVNEAGSEALLREGTIGRIEGFNLHNSAGIKRVTAGTGSGFLVNKAGGYHVGNQLITVDSGTGTVNRGDIVTFTGDTHQYVVAAASASTITLSAPGLLQDLADNTAVTLVGHYTANMAFDRNAFLLASRTPAMPQGGDIADDVMNVTDPVSGMTFQVALYRQYHQIRYEVGLAWGVTAVKPEHSALILG
- a CDS encoding DUF3757 domain-containing protein — encoded protein: MKKINLLFTCFLLLSAQSVLAQSVSKNDFITCPKYKNIKKEGLTYTAEIDNKFQWLGTLSSQVTFNTMKLKEVSYSDKGKGIPACRYTLENTRNNKKNKEMFLFLVSNKSNIDPYVSLTRQKDWETIDKNEYKCNKEKLEDCSFTLLTTDEIK